The following nucleotide sequence is from Pseudonocardia sp. C8.
TCGTCATCGCCAGGGAGACCCAGGGCGAGCGCCCGGTCCCGGCGTGGCTGCAGGTCGTCCCGTCGACGCTGCGCATCCTGGTCCACCAGCTGCCCGAGCGCGCTCAGATCGACACGCAGGTCACCGAGCAGCTCATCGTCGAGTTCTACTCGAAGTAGCTCGACACCCCGCCGCCCCGCAGGGAGGGGCGGCACGTCCGGCCCGCCAGGGCCGGCCATGGGGTACTGCCAGCTGCGGCATCAAATAGCGGTTGCCGCAGGTGCATTGGAGGCACACACCATGCTGATCTCTCAGCGACCCACCCTCACCGAGGACGTCGTCACCGAGACCCGGTCCCGGTTCGTCATCGAGCCGCTGGAGCCGGGCTTCGGCTACACCCTCGGCAACTCCCTGCGCCGGACGCTGCTGTCGTCCATCCCCGGTGCCGCCGTCACGTCCATCCGGATCGACGGCGTCCTGCACGAGTTCACCACCGTGCCGGGGGTCAAGGAGGACGTCACCGACATCATCCTGAACCTCAAGGAGCTCGTCGTGAGCTCCGAGGAGGACGAGCCGGTGACCATGTACCTGCGCAAGCAGGGCCCGGGCGCGGTCACCGCCGGCGACATCGTGCCGCCGGCCGGCGTCACCGTGCACAACCCGGACCTGCACATCGCCTCGCTGAACGACAAGGGCCGGCTCGAGGTCGAGCTCGTCGTCGAGCGGGGTCGCGGCTACGTCCCGGCGATGCAGAACAAGGCCACCGGTGCCGAGATCGGCCGGATCCCGGTCGACTCGATCTACTCGCCGGTGCTGAAGGTGACCTACAAGGTCGAGGCCACGCGAGTCGAGCAGCGCACCGACTTCGACAAGCTGGTCCTCGACGTCGAGTCGAAGCCGTCCATCACCCCGCGGGACGCGCTGGCCTCGGCCGGCAAGACCCTGGTCGAGCTGTTCGGCCTGGCCCGCGAGCTGAACGTGGACGCCGAGGGCATCGAGATCGGCCCCTCCCCGCAGGAGGCGGACACCATCGCGGCGTTCGCGATGCCGATCGAGGAGCTGGACCTCACGGTCCGGTCGTACAACTGCCTCAAGCGCGAGGGCATCCACACGGTCGGCGAGCTCGTCGGCCGCAGCGAGGCGGACCTGCTCGACATCCGCAACTTCGGCGCCAAGTCGATCGACGAGGTCAAGATGAAGCTCGTCGGCCTCGGCCTGGCCCTCAAGGACAGCCCGCCCGGGTTCGACCCGTCGGCGGCGGCGAGCGACTACGGTGCCGACGGCGGCGGGTTCGACCCCGACACCTTCGGTGACGACGGTCAGGACTACGCAGAAACGGAGCAGTTGTAGCCATGCCCCAGCCCACCAAGGGTGCCCGCCTCGGCGGGTCACCCGCGCACCAGCGGCTGATCCTGGCCAACCTGGCGACCTCGCTGTTCGAGCACGGCCGGATCACCACCACCGAGGCCAAGGCCCGGCGGCTGCGCCCGTACGCGGAGCGGCTGATCACCAAGGCCAAGGCCGGCGACCTGCACA
It contains:
- a CDS encoding DNA-directed RNA polymerase subunit alpha, which gives rise to MLISQRPTLTEDVVTETRSRFVIEPLEPGFGYTLGNSLRRTLLSSIPGAAVTSIRIDGVLHEFTTVPGVKEDVTDIILNLKELVVSSEEDEPVTMYLRKQGPGAVTAGDIVPPAGVTVHNPDLHIASLNDKGRLEVELVVERGRGYVPAMQNKATGAEIGRIPVDSIYSPVLKVTYKVEATRVEQRTDFDKLVLDVESKPSITPRDALASAGKTLVELFGLARELNVDAEGIEIGPSPQEADTIAAFAMPIEELDLTVRSYNCLKREGIHTVGELVGRSEADLLDIRNFGAKSIDEVKMKLVGLGLALKDSPPGFDPSAAASDYGADGGGFDPDTFGDDGQDYAETEQL